DNA from Hippocampus zosterae strain Florida chromosome 18, ASM2543408v3, whole genome shotgun sequence:
AAGGTATTTCTGTGTATTGTTAATGATTGTGGTTTGCAGTGTTGCGTGGCAAATTcatgcaaattaaaaaacaaacaaacaaacaaaaaatgttgcagCGCACTCCCTCAACCTTTCATGAGCTTAGTTTCTCTTGTAAAGTAGGATTTGCGTCCAGCTCTTGTATTTGATTCTGATTCAATGTTTTCGTGTGACCAACAAGTGTAGCTACTTTTAACATGTTGATAGGTCGCTCGGATAGAAGCAACAGGAATGGAAATGAGCATACGATTTAAAATAGAATTTAAATATGTATTATGTTTTGTGCGGTGTGAATACCCTCGTAGAGTATAATTAATTTACTTTTCTGCACGTTTCATCCGTactattgaaaaaaaacgaaGCGAGTTAACTTATTTATCCCACCCGGATCATCACCGAGGACAATATTGCATCCACGGGGATTGTGCACATCCCGCCCACTATGTCCTCGAACGTATCTTGATTGGTTAAGCTCCCGGTCAGTCAAAAAAGGTGCCGCCCCATTTAAGGTCTGTTCATTTCCACTCCTCCCTTCGGCAGCAGGTTGGGTTGAGCGGTCCACAAGGGGACCGTGGACAGCTCCCGTCTGAGGAGCAGAGCaccacaggaggaggagagggctGGACATGGGGGAGCCACCGCACAGGCCCGTATGATCGAAATCAACACGATTTGGATGTGCAGCCACCGGGGGAGAGACACACAAAGAGAGCGGAGCGGAGAGGCCATCGGAGGACGGGGAAGAGAAGCGAGGAAGTGAAGGGAAGAGCGGGATACGGCTCCTGACCCATCCCGGCGCGATCAGGGCGGAGAGAAGGGGAGCGAAGAAGGAGAAATATTTCCGCTCGACCTGATGGACTGACGACAGATGAATGAAGACTGCCTACACTAACGCCTATCGATGCCTGGCCAAGGACCTGGACGCGTACGCCATGAATCCGGACATGACAATGGACGGCATCGGCAGCCTGCACGGCGGGGTGGCGGTGAGCTCCGTGGCCCCTGACGTGGAGCTGATGAGCGGCCACAGCCCTCACCACGGCCGCGGGAGCTCctcgggggcggtggggggccacggggcggcggcggcggcggccctgcGGATACACCAGGacctggccgccgccgccgcgtcatCCCGCTCGGCCATGGTGTCCGGCATGGCCAGCATACTGGACGGCAGCGGGGAGTACCGTCCGGATCTGTCCCTGCCGCTGCACCACGCCATGAGCGTGCCCTGCGACACGTCCTCTCCCGGGATGGGGATGAGCGGTACTTACACCACCTTAACCCCGCTGCAGCCGCTCCCCCCCATCTCCACCGTGTCCGACAAgttccatcaccaccaccaccaccaccatcaccagcgGCTTTCCGGCAACGTCAGCGGCAGCTTCACGCTGATGCGCGACGAGCGCGGGCTGCCGGGCATGAACAACCTGTACAACCCCTACCACAAGGATCCCATGTCCGGGATGGGTCAGAGTCTCTCCCCGGTGCTCGGCAACGGCCTGGGCTCTCTCCACAACACCCAGCAGGGGCTCCACAACTACGGCGCCACGACGCACGGAGGTCACGACAAGATGCTCAACTTCGACCCCACCGCCTCTATGCTCGCCAGAGGGGAGCACCACCAGCACCGAGGCCTCGGCGGCCCGGCGGGCGGCATCGTGCCGCACCTGAACGGGATGCACCACCCGGGACATGCGGTGTCGTCGGCGGGACAgcacccccaccctcaccctcacctcCACTCTCCGTCCCATGGGCCCGTGTTGGCTTCCACCAGGGAAAGACCGCCCTCCTCCTCCGGGACGCAGGGGGGCAACAGTTCGGGGCAGCTGGAGGAGATCAACACCAAGGAGGTGGCGCAGAGGATCACGGCCGAGCTGAAAAGGTACAGCATTCCCCAGGCCATCTTCGCCCAGAGGGTCCTGTGTCGCTCCCAGGGGACCCTGTCGGACCTGCTGCGGAACCCCAAACCCTGGAGTAAACTAAAGTCGGGCAGGGAGACCTTCAGGCGGATGTGGAAGTGGCTGCAGGAGCCCGAGTTCCAGAGGATGTCGGCTCTCAGATTGGCAGGTACCTCGTTTTCTGAATGTGCTCTGCTATGTGCGAGAATTGAGCAAAACATAAATCCacgacttattttttttttcgaataccGTCAAAATACGGTCGATGCGTTTGGCTGGGTTTTGTGTACACGCGTGGCCAatgagggaaagaaaaagaaacgaaCGTCCTCGTGAACGCGTTCAATGTAGTTTGAATCACACGCCATTATGTTTACCATTATTGATCAACAAAAAAAGGCGATCGATGGGGAATGACCAGGTCTGAGGATTTCCCTCCAAACACGCCGTTCAAGTCACAAAAATGTCCCCCACCGAAGACAAGCTTGCACTAAATGACAGTGAAAAGTCTATTCGAGCGATTTGTTGCCTACTATAAGATTGAGCCACGCTTGATTCAATCGTTGAGCGGCCACTGTATTACTTTAGTTGAGTGGGCTAGATAGATAGGcggttgggtgggggtgggggtggagggggtgttATCGAAACAAATTCGGCTTGCTTGAGGGGCTCAGGAGGTTGTGACAGAAAAGGTTGTCAATTCAATTGGTCTGGGGCCCCCTCTAGTGAGGAACCTGGTTTGTGTcccaacaacaacccccccacccccaattgtCTGCAGGGGACAGCTACAGCAGCAGGGACCCTATAAAAGgttcagctttttatttttttattgtgaggtttttttttgtgtgtgtgttcattttttcgATTTAAGATGTTGTTGGAGAGGTGTCAGCATGGTGGCGAAATGTACCAAAAGGAGCATTAAGTGATATTGCTGAGGTTTAGTTGTGCTGTACAAGCAGTTTTCTGATGTTCACTCAGTGAAGGCAAGGTTTATTTCACCTTTCTCTTTCAAAAAAgggcaaatttgtttttgtagtcACAAAATAGTGTTGGGTTACGGAGTGCAAAACACATAAATGAGAATTAGTTTTGCATCCAACGATGACTTACTTCTTCAAACatggagagtaaaaaaaaaaaaagcaacgctgcacattttatttgagctcATTTTAGTgcgttgtaattttttttatgaccagcaaaaaaataaaaaaagattgaaatatTTGAAAGAGAGTTATGGATTTtagttgaataaaataaaataaagaatgcATTCAGCAATAAAtctaattgaagaaaaaaaatgcaaaaaagaaatgtgGTGAGGAAAATTGTTTGATTTCAAGTCATTGGTGGATGTGGTGATCTGCAgttaaatatacattttgatTTGTAGTCAAGATGGACATTTGTCAAATGCTAACGCTCTTCAAATATTTTAGGTTTTCAAATGATGTTACTCTCTGTTAGGGTATGATTAGGTTGaaatgtatgtttaaaaaaaaaaagtaaagtaaaaagTATGGCTTGCTTAAATAATCCGTGTGGTACAAGAACCCAAAACTGTTCAAATTAGGCTTGTTGTTCGATCCAAAACAATCAGTtgtgggatttatttttttgattgctTTCAATTGTAGTGCTTGTATTTTGAATTTGGCAAGCATAACTTACACCGATTCAATTTTAAATTAGATGATGGTATTGCAGTTATTTGTGCTGTACTTAGTCATGGTTTGCTCCACATCAACTGATTCAATTGCCCTGCCAACAAATACATCTCTCACGATTAAAAGGAAaatttcaatccatccatttttatttaccataaaaaaaaaagaaccgtgACTTGTGCTTTGCAAAACTAAAATGCAGTGTGTAATATCAAGGTCGAtttgaagtgtatttttttttgtggggaaatccgcatttttttccccccgataaTATGAAATCAAGGTTTCAAAACACAACGGTTTTAGGATTGTGGTCGCAGTTTTTGTTGAGCTTTGTAACATGACCATTATGTTCtacttttgcgtgtgtgtgtgtgtgtgtgtgtgtgtgtgtgtgtgtgtgtatatagatatatgcaGTTTGTGCTCAAGCTCTGACAGATGAGATTATCTCTGCACAATTGCACTGTTCTTTGATTCCTCGATTTCCGTCCATCGATCCGATGGCAGGGGTCGCTTGGTTTTGACGGCTGTTGTTTGATTATATAGATTAACAGGAAATGCCTTCcgtgaaggggggaggggggggggatttggggCCAAGCGCTTTCATGCCATGTGTGTTAAAAATAATCAGCAGTATGCAGACACACACTGGCCAGCATCCTGCTGTCCTGTGGCGCTTCTTTTGCTTTGCCGCTTGACGTTTGCATGCGCGACATGCTCGCTGTGGTTATTTGTTCAACGTCTACAATTCACTCCCGGATTCTTGCTTTCTCATCAGAAAATGTCAGCGCACGAGAGCAATTGTGCCATCCTCCCTTGAAGTGAGTGGATTGTTATTGTCCTGTTCGGTATTTTTCCCCAACCACATTTtccaaacttttaaaaaaaagccgtcaGGTGAATGACCCCGTAGGTCAAAGAAAATATGCTCCTGTTTGTGTGGAACTTCCAACGACTGAATATCGTTGAATGAGGTGATCAGCTGTGGTCATTGGAGTGCGAAGATTATGTATGTGGCCGCCCAGGGATGACGATCGTTATTTCATTGCACTCGCTCTTCGCCAGTATGACTTTTTGAACTGACTATGGCACAACAGGGAGCTGCAAATCCTCCATCAACAATGCTACAGCCAGTTCATAGAGCTGGGGTCAAAGGTTAGAGCTGCAACATGCGGATATTAGCTGTGGTAAATGTGACCGTTGCGGGGTGGGTTGGAGGAGGCGAGGGGGGTACTTTGAAGCCTTTCTtcatcttttcaaaataaatattgctACCAGTTTGACTGTTGTGTATAAAAGCAGTGTAGTCCCTTGGAATAGGGGTCAAGAGCCGCTCCTCTGCATCCACACTGTTCGTGCCGTCGCAATTCCCTTGCTGAAGATACCGAAACTCAAAGTTGACCGGGACTCGGCGAAGCTACTTCATTATTTCGTGACCGTTAGCTTTGGCATTTGGAtgtacaggttaaaaaaaaaaaaagtttttgtgaatttgctccattttattttgtgcaaccactgacaaaataaaatggagtcatTTCaacgcatcatttttttttcagtgtagttaTCAAGCGCCCTATTTTCGTGCCCCGTGCAACTGCAGTGCAAAGTGCTCTGTGCTCGTTGGTGGAGTTTTCTTCTTTTGGTCTCTTTGTCGACGCCGCAGATAGAAAGCagcgtttgcgccgttgtgggagtgacgACAGCCTAACTATCTCGACCCATCCCCTTCAAATTCCTCACAGGGAAGACGCGCACACAGTCTTTGATGTTGCGTAAGCCGAAATGGACTCGCTAGAGGCCACGCAAAAGATCGGAGCACGTAAAATACTTTTGTATGGAACTGCAAGAAGATCTCCATTGTcagatgatgtaaagttgaCTGCTGTAGAGAGCGCCTTCCACATTTAATCGTGCGTACACGTGTGACATCCGCCCTGCACACTCACACTGTCATGTTTTGACCGAAATACGTTCGCATCCGCCACACATATCCACGCAGGTCAGAATCTGTCGGCATCAAAGCCACCAAAATCACTTTTTAAGCCACCTGCGCCataacttagacctgctttcacCTGGTCTAAAATCTAGCATACTTTCAATCACCAAATCGTCACCGTACGCCATGTCAAAGAAAATGCCCACGGTCCGCCGGCAACATCCACGATGACATAGTGCGACAAAATAGGACaggacccccaaaaatgttgggCAATtacaaccaccaaaaaaaaaaatgccttgtgGAGTTGTAGCACGCCGGCTTCTATTTTGGCTTAGAGGTGGAAGGCGCAGCTATGGGAATTTATCTTCGTGACTTGAATCAATCTACATGGAGTGGAAGGGAACTCTCGAAACTTCAAGTTCAAGAACGAATGAATCCAACTCTAATCATTGGCATGTCAATTTAGTTTGGTGTCAAGCCCCGCCCATCGGAGCTACAAAATGGTGACTTAATTGATACGAAAACGCGTCCGAACGCTCCAAGGTGAGCAGCCTTGAAATGTGTCCCGAGTGTTACCTCTTTGCCTCGTTTCTCCGTctcattctctcttttttttggtgggggggagggtggaTATTATGTGATTGTCAGGGGAATCGAACACAAGAGCAGAGGCAGCAGCAACCCGATGAATTATTGATGGGGAATCTCGGCGTGACCCTCCTCGGTCTGCTCACTTCACTTCTTCTTCACCTCACAGCCGGGTTAACCAGGCAAAATGGAGGGAGGGAacaaaaaggggggagggggagaagtGCGGAGCCCATTGTTTGGTTGGAGGATGCTGCCCGTGACGTCCAATGAATTATGGATGAAAAGAAAACGATCCACAAATCAGTGTTGGAATACAGGCGAGATCATATTTCCGGAGAAACCGTTCCGTCGGTGCGACCGTTGTGCAACTAATCGGCGATAGCATTGacaacgaagaaaaaaaaaaaacacaaagcaaaatgggATGGCATGGATGACTAATCCTGTCATAGGATTTTTGCTCAAATTGCAACGCAAATCCCAATGATCAGACTCTGAATCATTTCCATTTGGCGTGTCCAGCTGCGAGCAGATTCGGTGCATTATTAATGAGCCGGACTCTGCTGTACGGCACGGCAATTACCGGCAGTTGCTCTCCGTGTGTTTTTGCGGCCACGTATTCGGGCTGACATTCGTACAGATTCCGCCAATACGGATCGCTTCTGATTTCAGGTTCTCTTCTTTGGACCTGCTTCATATTCACCGTGTGGCTATTGATCCATAATCACGGATTTTTGGCTGCTTGGAGCACGTTTCCGTATGCGATTGGTTTCAACGGAAGATGTTGGCTTGTTGTTTACAAAGCTCCAGCACGACACCGTATACTCTTACGCTTAAacggaagaacaaaataaataattgcacGCACATGACATCGCATCACAATGTCATTGAATGCTCTGGAGCACGTGTGCAGCGGCTCTCTAGGTTCATACGGTAgcgttttttaaatcaataaataatagagTCTAATAAAGTCATTTTGTTCGCTCCGAATTGGATGATGGCCATCCGTGCATTCAGAATAACGACATATCAATATAATGCATTTACATCATcagatattctttatcatcaTTAGAGTTCGTTCGATGCGACCGGGTCATTGAGCAGATAAAGTCGTATCCTTCAACAATCCGCTGAGTCGGATTGCTAAATGTGACAGGGGAATTGAACCATTCAATGGGAAAACTGTCGgcagtttgtttacattcaaaatCGGATCGTTGCAAATAGGAGAGACGTCATGTCGGATCATTTTTTATCGGCGTCCTCATACCGGAACCTTCTATCTCGATTCTCTCTTTCGTTGCAGCTGCGGTTGTTGtgcaagtcattcattcattcatcttcctaaccgcttgatcctcactagggtcgcggggggtgctggagtctatcccagctgtctccgggcagtaggcgggggacaccctgaatcggttgccagccaatcgcagggcacacagagacgaacaaccattcgcactcacactcacacctagggacaatttagagtgttcaatcagcctgccacgcatgtttttggaatgtgggaggaaaccggagtacccggagaaaacccacgcagacccggggagaacatgcaaactccacacagggaggccggagcaggaatcgaacccggtacctctgcactgtgaagccgacgtgctaaccactggactaccgggccgccctgttgtgCAAGTGCCCTAGAAATAAAATTTCAACCTACAAAGAAACGTCAGCGTGGATTCACAAAGACGATTGAAAGTGGTTCAAGACAAAGTGCAAgtccaggtgtttttttttttgttgttgttgttttctgcgCAGGTAACTAACATGGAATTAGGGTGACGAGGATTGATGCTTTCTTGACATTTGTTCCCATTCTTTCGAGAACTGCCTTTTATCACCTTGAccaggtcactttttttttcccctcctttcaAACCGCGTCTCCTCTCATCCGTCCGATAGAAGCGAAGGCAGCCGAGGTGTTTGCGGGATGCAGGCTTTGATTGGCACCCGACCTGTGATGACAGCCTTGACTGCTTTCTTGATCGCCTCGGGATAAAAAGACGGGTTTTACTCTGTCCGGCAAGGGTACTGACTTTAGAAAACGAACAGTCAATCAAACTGTAGGGATGCAGCACAAGAGATCAAATTGCTGCGCGATTCCACATAAAGTGGGAGAccggttgccccccccccccccccccccccccccacccgacatCAGCAAGTGGTCTTTGAAGGTCTTTGCTTTGTGTCTGTTGTTGCTTTTTCACCTTTTGAGTGAAAGGCAAATAGAACCACAAAATTCAGGCTGCTCCgctcatattttctttttcaccaaATAGTTCACCGGCGGTGCTAAACACAAGCGTGAAAATAAGCTCATCAATATCTTAAAAGTGTAAATATCGGCCTCGCTCCTTCTCACTAGCGGCAACCTGCGGTGATTTATTCGATTTCGACCGTCCTCAACATTTACGGAGGTGTTGGAGTGGTACGAGTGTTGCCCCGGCTCAACAGAGCAGCAATGAGAAGAAAATGGGCCCCGTCTCGGCTTTATTAAGGCGGTCAAATCAAACGTGACATCTGCCGAGCGCTCGTCCAAGCTACACAAAAAGCAACGGGAAGAAATAAGAGTCCTCCTCCACGAGTAGAAATCAGATCTTCGGTAGCCGACTTGAGTCCTGATGTCAACACTTTTTGGAATGAACAAAATGGAGGTTGTGAGCtcggcgctctctctctctccttctcctcaGAAATAGCACTCACTCAACTCGGAGCAAATGGAAactggaatgaatgaaaacagagaTTTGTCATCCATGCATGTCATTTTAAAACTCAAACGACATCTTTGAGTGGCGATTGAAAATTGTGAACGGATGCAAGAATCAAAATCTTGCAGTCGGCTCCAAATTTTATTCTGGGCTGACATGATGACATTTGAACAAAACTTTTCCCAAACATAACATAGCGTCCATAATATTAGGGAGATATTATTTGTGTATTTCCTGTAAAATGGACGTCAGAAAGAGATTTGATGAGATTACAACTCAAACAGTGGCCATTGTGCTTCGTGATGATGTCACAAAACCAACAAGCAGAGACTTCGGACAACGCTCGCCAACCAAACTTTATGTTCCCGCTNNNNNNNNNNNNNNNNNNNNgatttttcttttttttttttcttttcctgaacCGCAAGCCGAAACATTGAAACGCACACGAAGTAAACGAAGGAAAGCTGTGAGCATGTTGATGGCTCCAGGCCAAGGAGTTCTCATttgcacaggggggggggggggattttccaTCCCGTCTGATGATAAAGCAAGCCTGCTGACACGGCACATAATGCGGTgtgaccaccaaaaaaaaaaaaaaaaaaaaaagcagcttagCTAACAACAAGGTCATTCACTGACAATCTGGTATTTGCCAATAACTCACAATGACGCTCAACCACGGTGACGCAGTCGGGACAAGATTTGAaattaaatgggggggggggggcggctcagTTTTGATTCCAATCGTTCGAGCAAGCTCgggatgtcagaaaaaaaaaaacacaaatccagTTTGAAAAATGGTGAAGGATGTCTCAAAACTACAATTCACCTCCGCAAGCGGTTGAGGaaagaaaagcccccccccctgcccgtgGCGAACGTCCCCAAACgcgtcacccaaaaaaacatccGGCCACCTCGCCATTTCAATCGCCTCTACCTCCTCCCGTCTGTGATGTGACCTctctttgacctttgacctacgTACCCGTGCGTGTCACCAGCCTCTGCCCGGCCCGCCCTCGCAGTCTTGCCCCTCCTCCACCGCTCCTTTCTGTTCCCCGCCCCCGTCGCAGGTGGGCGATCAAATCCTTGAAGTCAACGGCCGCAGCTTCCTGAACGTGCCCCACGACGAAGCCGTCCGAGTACTGAAATCGTCGCGGCACCTGATGATGACGGTGAAGGACGTGGGCCGCTTGCCTCACGCCAGGACGGTGGTGGGCGAGACCAAGTGGATCGCCAGCTCGCAGATCGCCGACAGCTCGGCCGACGGCAGTCTGGCTGGGTGAGCGATCGTCCGTCTTCTGCAAGAGACAAAATGAGCAATCAATGATTCGCTTCATAGATTGACCGAACGTCTCATTTTGATTCTTTGACTAAATTTgtcgggggtggggcgggggggtttctTTCACAGTTACTCCGTGGACCAGGGAGCTTCTGCTGCCGGAAAGGTGAGCTTTTACGTGAGTGGCATCCCTCTGTCTGCTTTTTACCTACTCGGCCGTCAAAAATCGACCTCCCAAATGCACTCAAATATGGAACCGGCTATCCACACTTGGCTTtgatttgttcatattttgaatACGCATCGAGCAAAAATTTTCAGTAAGTTCTTTAAATCGCATTGTCCTGAACATTTGAGGTCTTTAACCGCCGAttccagtccagtggttagcacgtgggcttcacagtgcagaggtagcgggttcgattccagctccggcctccctgtgtggagtttgcatgttctccccgggcctgcgtgggttttctccgggtgctccggtttcctcccacattccaaaatcatgcgtggcaggctgattgaacggttgttcgtttctgtgtgccctgcgattggctggcaaccgattcagggtgtcccccgcctac
Protein-coding regions in this window:
- the LOC127591240 gene encoding one cut domain family member 2-like; its protein translation is MKTAYTNAYRCLAKDLDAYAMNPDMTMDGIGSLHGGVAVSSVAPDVELMSGHSPHHGRGSSSGAVGGHGAAAAAALRIHQDLAAAAASSRSAMVSGMASILDGSGEYRPDLSLPLHHAMSVPCDTSSPGMGMSGTYTTLTPLQPLPPISTVSDKFHHHHHHHHHQRLSGNVSGSFTLMRDERGLPGMNNLYNPYHKDPMSGMGQSLSPVLGNGLGSLHNTQQGLHNYGATTHGGHDKMLNFDPTASMLARGEHHQHRGLGGPAGGIVPHLNGMHHPGHAVSSAGQHPHPHPHLHSPSHGPVLASTRERPPSSSGTQGGNSSGQLEEINTKEVAQRITAELKRYSIPQAIFAQRVLCRSQGTLSDLLRNPKPWSKLKSGRETFRRMWKWLQEPEFQRMSALRLAGTSFSECALLCARIEQNINPRLIFFFEYRQNTVDAFGWVLCTRVANEGKKKKRTSS